The Dokdonella koreensis DS-123 genome has a segment encoding these proteins:
- a CDS encoding XrtA system polysaccharide chain length determinant: MNDQLPTLASLLPIMSREAWRRRVVLAITFAVIALAALVLGVIWKKKYESATTILVQETNIIQPLMEGRAVPTGVGDRAAIAREVVFGRKVMTEVLTLGGWLSDSPGPIEQERRIEDIKNATRIASPRENLIRISYTDSDPERAFKVAGSMADLFIKESLEAKERESREAYKFVDSQVQEYHAKLTDAESKLMDYRNKNPDARPGTETDVNARISELRRQTDTAQMEIMELRSREAALVSQLSGESDVSAVQTRESQYRLQLVELQANLDRLLLSYTDQHPDVIRVRHQMADLQEGIRQEQAAAERRRALGGAVAATDENAQFNPLYQELKSRLAETRRNIAAIDSRHNASSTMLTAELDRSRRIANSENVLAELTRDYEVNRDIYQDLLRRRENARVSMNLDAERRGLSFRIQEPALLPVQPIGLRFAHFGAAGIGLGLLLPLGLLFLLAQFDPRIRSAERLEQIAGVPVLASVPAYTTSRDRLRDRFRTTLMVLIVLGVAAAYALLFWLRMAKTL, translated from the coding sequence GGCGTCATCTGGAAGAAGAAGTACGAGTCCGCCACGACGATCCTGGTCCAGGAAACCAACATCATCCAGCCGCTGATGGAAGGCCGCGCGGTGCCGACCGGCGTCGGCGACCGTGCCGCGATCGCGCGCGAGGTGGTGTTCGGCCGCAAGGTGATGACCGAGGTCCTGACGCTCGGCGGCTGGCTCTCCGACAGCCCCGGCCCGATCGAACAGGAACGCCGGATCGAGGACATCAAGAACGCCACGCGCATCGCCAGCCCGCGCGAGAACCTGATCCGGATCAGCTACACCGACTCGGACCCCGAGCGCGCGTTCAAGGTGGCCGGCAGCATGGCCGACCTCTTCATCAAGGAGAGCCTGGAGGCGAAGGAGCGCGAGAGCCGCGAGGCCTACAAGTTCGTCGACAGCCAGGTGCAGGAGTACCACGCCAAGCTGACCGATGCGGAGTCCAAGCTGATGGACTACCGCAACAAGAACCCCGATGCGCGTCCCGGCACCGAGACCGACGTCAACGCGCGCATCAGCGAGCTGCGCCGCCAGACCGACACGGCACAGATGGAGATCATGGAGCTGCGTTCGCGCGAGGCGGCCCTGGTCTCGCAGCTGTCGGGCGAGTCGGACGTCAGCGCGGTGCAGACGCGCGAATCGCAGTACCGCCTGCAGCTGGTGGAGCTGCAGGCCAACCTCGACCGGCTGCTGCTCAGCTACACCGACCAGCATCCGGACGTGATACGCGTGCGGCACCAGATGGCCGACCTGCAGGAAGGCATCCGCCAGGAGCAGGCCGCGGCCGAGCGCCGCCGCGCGCTCGGTGGCGCGGTGGCGGCCACCGACGAGAACGCGCAGTTCAACCCGCTCTACCAGGAGCTCAAGAGCCGGCTGGCCGAGACGCGCCGCAACATCGCCGCGATCGACTCGCGCCACAACGCCAGCAGCACGATGCTGACCGCCGAGCTCGACCGCAGCCGCCGCATCGCCAATTCGGAGAACGTCCTGGCCGAGCTGACGCGCGACTACGAGGTCAACCGCGACATCTACCAGGACCTGCTGCGGCGGCGCGAGAACGCACGCGTGTCGATGAACCTGGACGCCGAGCGGCGCGGCCTGTCGTTCCGGATCCAGGAGCCGGCGCTGCTGCCGGTGCAGCCGATCGGCCTGCGCTTCGCGCACTTCGGTGCCGCCGGCATCGGCCTGGGATTGCTGCTGCCGCTGGGCCTGCTGTTCCTGCTGGCGCAGTTCGACCCGCGCATCCGCTCGGCCGAACGCCTCGAGCAGATCGCCGGCGTGCCGGTACTGGCCAGCGTGCCGGCCTACACCACGTCCCGCGACCGCCTGCGCGACCGTTTCCGCACGACCCTGATGGTCCTGATCGTGCTCGGCGTGGCGGCGGCCTATGCGCTGCTGTTCTGGCTGCGGATGGCAAAGACGCTATGA
- a CDS encoding glycosyltransferase, with amino-acid sequence MNITHVVENLNRGGLERVVIDLVRVQRAAGHRCQVVCLFEEGALAEELATLDVPVTACGKQPGFDLGTVRRARALIRGHGTEVLNTHNAMAHYYATLASLGLRLRRVNTRHSMGVTPNHRRRDWLYRGAVRLTDTVISVSRASCEAAIAQGLVPAAKSIAIPNGIPIGDFQPRSAAAHAHLSQALQIAPDTHILGTVGRLHPAKDHAMLLRAFARLLGERPRSALVIVGDGSLRTDLERQARDTGIAGQVHFLGDRSDVKQLLCGFDLFVMSSSTEGYSIALVEACAAGLPVVATAVGGNPEIVGDGVNGLVVPPADPAALADALAALLGDEARRQAMSDAARRWALANGSIDAMARRYEAVYRGQPAAADGTSR; translated from the coding sequence ATGAACATCACCCACGTCGTCGAGAACCTCAATCGCGGCGGCCTGGAACGCGTGGTCATCGACCTGGTGCGCGTCCAGCGCGCGGCGGGCCATCGCTGCCAGGTCGTGTGCCTGTTCGAGGAAGGCGCCCTCGCCGAGGAGCTGGCGACGCTCGACGTCCCCGTCACCGCCTGCGGCAAGCAGCCCGGCTTCGACCTCGGCACGGTCCGCCGCGCGCGCGCGCTGATCCGCGGCCACGGTACCGAGGTGCTCAACACGCACAACGCGATGGCGCACTACTACGCGACGCTGGCCTCGCTGGGCCTGCGGCTGCGCCGGGTCAACACGCGCCACAGCATGGGCGTGACACCCAACCACCGGCGCCGCGACTGGCTGTACCGCGGCGCGGTGCGGCTGACCGATACGGTGATCTCGGTGTCGCGGGCTTCCTGCGAAGCGGCCATCGCGCAGGGCCTGGTGCCGGCCGCCAAGTCGATCGCGATTCCGAACGGCATCCCGATCGGCGATTTCCAGCCGCGCTCGGCCGCGGCGCACGCCCACCTGAGCCAGGCGCTGCAGATCGCGCCGGACACGCACATCCTCGGCACGGTCGGGCGGCTGCATCCGGCCAAGGACCACGCGATGCTGCTGCGTGCCTTCGCGCGGCTGCTCGGCGAGCGGCCGCGCAGCGCGCTGGTCATCGTCGGCGACGGCAGCCTGCGCACCGACCTGGAACGCCAGGCCCGCGACACGGGCATCGCCGGCCAGGTGCATTTCCTCGGCGACCGCAGCGACGTCAAGCAGCTGCTGTGCGGCTTCGACCTGTTCGTGATGTCCTCCAGCACCGAAGGCTATTCGATCGCCCTGGTCGAGGCCTGCGCGGCCGGCCTGCCGGTCGTCGCGACCGCCGTGGGTGGCAACCCGGAGATCGTCGGCGACGGCGTCAACGGCTTGGTCGTGCCGCCGGCCGATCCGGCCGCGCTGGCCGATGCGCTGGCCGCCCTGCTCGGCGACGAGGCCCGGCGCCAGGCGATGAGCGATGCCGCCCGCCGCTGGGCGCTCGCCAACGGCTCGATCGACGCCATGGCCAGGCGCTACGAGGCGGTCTATCGCGGACAGCCGGCGGCCGCCGACGGCACCTCGCGTTGA
- a CDS encoding heparinase II/III domain-containing protein, with the protein MALWNRYSRALAAAAVALSPVAAGAEGITIDLSYVNPQSAAYTRFKSYVDAAVNGHPAYGFAATDAAYMHRLTGQAQYCNLAVQMSQAQVNAANTAIANGQRPEVAGDSYLQAGPMLMDLAITWDWCRAYVNDAQRTQWGAYAEQAIWNIWNPSQAQWGGRAFAWSGWGTNDPANNYFYSFLQATMYWSLATNSTTWKAWIQNNKLPTLEAYFANLPGGGSQEGTGYGLSHRTVFALYRLWRDSTGADAANANSHLSDTVAYWTHATVPTRDRYAPIGDQARTSQPELYDYHRQLMLEARSNTANAEMRNLASWWLNGISVQQMANSFNYRHDLLQPGATSSTPSNLTYHAPGVGQLFSRSGWDAGAMWLSFIAGPYVQSHAHQDQGAFTLYENGWLAVTENIWTSSGIQQGTDVHNVLRFVRNGTTIAQREPTTSNMTITQTGANGALSATANLTPAYGGNSAIQSWQRSIEFGARRLLVQDSYAVSADTQAIFQVNVPVQPTISGRSVTAGRLKINVLQPANATVTAVDWRTAGSDFRSGWRIEVRGGSGSYVVELKTSEDLFKNGFD; encoded by the coding sequence ATGGCCCTGTGGAATCGTTACAGTCGCGCACTCGCAGCAGCGGCCGTAGCCCTGAGTCCGGTCGCTGCCGGTGCCGAAGGCATCACGATCGACCTTTCGTACGTCAACCCGCAGTCGGCGGCGTACACCCGCTTCAAGAGCTACGTCGACGCCGCCGTCAACGGCCACCCGGCCTACGGCTTCGCGGCGACCGACGCGGCCTACATGCACCGCCTGACCGGCCAGGCGCAGTACTGCAACCTGGCCGTGCAGATGAGCCAGGCGCAGGTCAACGCCGCCAATACGGCGATCGCCAACGGCCAGCGGCCGGAGGTCGCCGGGGATTCCTACCTGCAGGCCGGTCCCATGCTGATGGACCTGGCGATCACCTGGGACTGGTGCCGCGCCTACGTCAACGACGCGCAGCGCACCCAGTGGGGCGCCTATGCCGAGCAGGCGATCTGGAACATCTGGAACCCGAGCCAGGCCCAATGGGGCGGGCGCGCGTTCGCATGGTCGGGCTGGGGCACCAACGACCCGGCCAACAACTACTTCTACAGCTTCCTGCAGGCGACGATGTACTGGTCGCTGGCCACCAACAGCACGACCTGGAAGGCCTGGATCCAGAACAACAAGCTGCCGACGCTGGAGGCCTATTTCGCCAACCTGCCCGGCGGCGGCAGCCAGGAAGGCACCGGCTACGGGCTTTCGCACCGGACGGTGTTCGCGCTGTACCGGCTCTGGCGCGACTCGACCGGCGCCGACGCCGCCAACGCGAACAGCCACCTGTCCGACACGGTCGCCTACTGGACCCATGCCACGGTCCCGACCCGCGACCGCTATGCGCCGATCGGCGACCAGGCGCGCACCTCGCAGCCCGAGCTCTACGACTACCACCGCCAGCTGATGCTGGAGGCACGCAGCAACACGGCCAACGCCGAGATGCGCAACCTCGCCTCGTGGTGGCTCAACGGCATCTCCGTGCAGCAGATGGCCAACAGCTTCAACTACCGGCACGACCTGCTGCAGCCCGGCGCCACCTCGTCCACGCCGTCGAACCTGACCTACCACGCGCCCGGCGTCGGCCAGCTGTTCTCGCGCAGCGGCTGGGATGCCGGCGCCATGTGGCTCTCGTTCATCGCCGGCCCGTACGTGCAGAGCCATGCGCACCAAGACCAGGGCGCGTTCACGCTGTACGAGAACGGCTGGCTGGCGGTCACCGAGAACATCTGGACCTCCAGCGGCATCCAGCAGGGCACCGACGTGCACAACGTGCTGCGCTTCGTGCGCAACGGCACGACGATCGCGCAGCGCGAGCCGACCACCTCGAACATGACGATCACGCAGACCGGCGCCAACGGCGCGCTCAGCGCGACCGCCAACCTGACCCCGGCCTATGGCGGCAACAGCGCGATCCAGTCCTGGCAGCGCAGCATCGAGTTCGGTGCCCGGCGCCTGCTGGTGCAGGACAGCTATGCGGTCAGCGCCGACACGCAGGCGATCTTCCAGGTCAACGTGCCGGTGCAGCCGACGATCTCCGGCCGCAGCGTCACCGCCGGCCGCCTGAAGATCAACGTGCTGCAGCCGGCCAATGCCACGGTCACCGCGGTCGACTGGCGCACCGCCGGCAGCGACTTCCGCTCCGGCTGGCGCATCGAGGTGCGCGGCGGCAGCGGCAGCTACGTGGTCGAGCTCAAGACCAGCGAAGACCTGTTCAAGAACGGCTTCGACTGA
- a CDS encoding polysaccharide biosynthesis protein produces the protein MTQNDIDKPVPAPDRVGDALQASAGGLAQRASASRSIARMGDGAMLAPRQLEERRLIHREGARQQADAFREIRTKLLALGGDQNFVTMVAPIGPGSGGSFVARNLAAAFAFDEAKTALLIDCNLRHPSQHRTLGIDPKEGGLIDYLEHPSQGIEKAFYPTGVPRLRLIPTGKSREMGAEYFSSFRMRALIDSLRSRYPDRYLFLDGPAVKGSPDARILADLADFVVLVVGYGRETPKAIAQAVAGFDPNKLAGIVFNHPP, from the coding sequence ATGACCCAAAACGACATCGACAAGCCCGTCCCCGCCCCCGACCGCGTCGGCGACGCGCTGCAGGCCAGCGCCGGCGGCCTCGCGCAGCGCGCGTCGGCCAGCCGTTCGATCGCCCGCATGGGCGACGGCGCGATGCTGGCGCCGCGCCAGCTGGAGGAGCGCCGGCTGATCCACCGCGAGGGCGCGCGCCAGCAGGCCGACGCGTTCCGCGAGATCCGCACCAAGCTGCTCGCGCTCGGCGGCGACCAGAACTTCGTGACGATGGTGGCGCCGATCGGCCCGGGCTCCGGCGGCAGCTTCGTCGCCCGCAACCTGGCGGCGGCGTTCGCGTTCGACGAGGCCAAGACCGCGCTGCTGATCGACTGCAACCTGCGCCATCCCAGCCAGCACCGCACGCTCGGCATCGATCCGAAGGAAGGCGGGCTGATCGACTACCTCGAGCATCCCTCGCAGGGCATCGAGAAGGCGTTCTACCCGACCGGCGTGCCACGGCTGCGGCTGATCCCGACCGGCAAGTCGCGCGAGATGGGCGCGGAGTACTTCTCCTCGTTCCGCATGCGCGCGCTGATCGATTCGCTGCGCAGCCGCTATCCGGACCGTTACCTGTTCCTGGACGGGCCGGCGGTCAAGGGCTCGCCGGACGCGCGCATCCTGGCCGACCTGGCCGATTTCGTGGTGCTGGTGGTCGGCTACGGCCGCGAGACGCCCAAGGCGATCGCGCAGGCGGTGGCGGGCTTCGATCCGAACAAGCTGGCCGGCATCGTCTTCAATCATCCGCCGTGA
- a CDS encoding outer membrane beta-barrel protein, with translation MNTPLKRLAASVLAVLAAPAGAVQLDYTLELGLLHSDNINLSEDDPVSQNVAIPAINFSLRQEGATVQALVRGVAEYRNYLGNAFDDELRGQLDGIVNWTLLPERLSWTFQDALGLQPINVLQADTPTNLQQTNVFATGPTLRFRINPVLRGQAELRYVDSYAEETEEFNSRRWIGALRVFHDLSATAEVSGNLQTERVDFDQDGLENYTRYDLFARYTSHLSQFDLDAALGYSRFNYRHRDNRSGVLARAMLGWRPSARSGFTLSAARQYSDAATDMMADPGTIGSGSTGIIIGDTSIDAGVYLEERLELAYAYTAERLGLRVAPFWRKLDYGQDTRGVDQRGGGFNGELSYRLRPQLRGGIVASAERRNFAGLDRRDDDTRYGVFLTQQWTRHWAWRLDLLRGERDSTGDGVNFDDNQVYLRVSYTR, from the coding sequence ATGAACACACCTCTGAAGCGGTTGGCAGCCTCGGTGCTGGCCGTGCTGGCGGCGCCGGCCGGTGCCGTGCAACTGGACTACACGCTCGAACTGGGCCTGCTGCACAGCGACAACATCAACCTGAGCGAGGACGACCCGGTCAGCCAGAACGTGGCGATCCCGGCGATCAACTTCAGCCTGCGCCAGGAAGGCGCCACCGTACAGGCGCTGGTGCGCGGCGTGGCCGAGTACCGCAACTACCTCGGCAACGCGTTCGACGACGAGCTGCGCGGCCAGCTCGACGGCATCGTCAACTGGACGCTGCTGCCCGAGCGCCTGAGCTGGACGTTCCAGGATGCGCTGGGCCTGCAGCCGATCAACGTGCTGCAGGCCGACACGCCGACCAACCTGCAGCAGACCAACGTCTTCGCGACCGGGCCGACGCTGCGCTTCCGGATCAACCCGGTGCTGCGCGGCCAGGCGGAACTGCGCTACGTGGACAGCTACGCGGAGGAGACCGAGGAGTTCAATTCGCGGCGCTGGATCGGCGCGCTGCGCGTGTTCCACGACCTCAGCGCCACGGCCGAGGTCTCCGGCAACCTGCAGACCGAGCGCGTCGACTTCGACCAGGACGGCCTGGAGAACTACACGCGCTACGACCTGTTCGCCCGCTACACCAGCCACCTGTCGCAGTTCGACCTGGACGCCGCGCTCGGCTACTCGCGCTTCAACTACCGTCACCGCGACAACCGCTCGGGCGTGCTGGCGCGCGCGATGCTCGGCTGGCGGCCGAGCGCGCGCAGCGGATTCACCCTCTCGGCCGCGCGCCAGTATTCGGACGCCGCCACCGACATGATGGCCGACCCGGGAACGATCGGCAGCGGTTCCACCGGCATCATCATCGGCGACACGTCGATCGACGCCGGCGTCTACCTGGAAGAACGCCTGGAGCTGGCCTACGCCTACACGGCCGAGCGGCTCGGCCTGCGCGTGGCACCGTTCTGGCGCAAGCTCGACTACGGCCAGGACACGCGCGGCGTCGACCAGCGCGGCGGCGGCTTCAACGGCGAGCTGAGCTACCGGCTGCGCCCGCAGCTGCGCGGCGGCATCGTGGCGAGCGCCGAGCGGCGCAACTTCGCCGGCCTGGACCGGCGCGACGACGACACGCGCTACGGCGTGTTCCTGACCCAGCAGTGGACGCGCCACTGGGCCTGGCGGCTCGACCTGCTGCGCGGCGAACGCGACAGCACCGGCGACGGCGTGAATTTCGACGACAATCAGGTCTACCTGCGCGTGTCCTATACGCGGTGA
- a CDS encoding polysaccharide deacetylase family protein produces the protein MNWLPNKQTLLRLLPDSLALTRGPTHARCAYLTFDDGPNPQFTPPLLDLLARYGAHGSFFLIGDQIERYPAIVERIVAEGHLIGNHSYSHPQFDRLPLAGQLAEIERTDRLLERFDGRARHRFRTPRGVAPARLLLHLAKARRGITYWSYDSLDYDDHPVPMLCEALQRHGLRNGEIVLMHDDSARAQGILEQMLPRWRDQGIALHALPEEPG, from the coding sequence ATGAACTGGCTGCCGAACAAACAGACCCTGCTGCGGCTGCTGCCCGATTCCCTGGCGCTGACCCGCGGGCCGACGCACGCGCGTTGCGCCTACCTGACCTTCGACGACGGTCCCAACCCGCAGTTCACGCCGCCGCTGCTGGACCTGCTCGCGCGCTACGGCGCGCACGGCAGCTTCTTCCTGATCGGCGACCAGATCGAGCGCTACCCGGCGATCGTCGAGCGGATCGTGGCCGAGGGCCACCTGATCGGGAACCATTCCTACAGCCACCCGCAGTTCGACCGCCTGCCGCTGGCCGGGCAGCTCGCCGAGATCGAACGCACCGACCGCCTGCTGGAACGCTTCGACGGCCGTGCGCGGCACCGCTTCCGCACGCCGCGCGGCGTGGCCCCGGCGCGGCTGCTGCTGCACCTGGCGAAGGCGCGCCGCGGCATCACCTACTGGTCCTACGACAGCCTCGACTACGACGACCATCCGGTCCCGATGCTCTGCGAGGCCCTGCAGCGCCATGGCCTGCGCAACGGCGAGATCGTCCTGATGCACGACGACAGCGCGCGCGCGCAGGGCATCCTCGAGCAGATGCTGCCGCGCTGGCGCGACCAGGGCATCGCGCTGCACGCCCTGCCCGAAGAGCCGGGCTAG
- a CDS encoding glycosyltransferase family 2 protein, which yields MNAPSTPAPRDYSVVIPAYKAAGTLARALDSVFAQGLPPAETIVVDDGSPDGEEIEAIVARYGGRVTLLRQRNQGPAAARNHGCRVARGHWIAFLDADDSWLPAKLERQLALADDATVALVHGRAREERAPLPPVLDLARLWERNRICTSMVLVRRTAFEAAGGFDEDPALIGAEDYNLWLRIAAAGWTIRAVQERIGNYTPAAGSITSQIERCATSEIYNAEKIGALLGFDADRIERKILSIRTDFGRHLLYARDLPAARRMLAGPLRRRPRPGVVQLWCATFVPAALLDLRRRLRSRRPAR from the coding sequence ATGAACGCACCGTCCACGCCGGCGCCGCGCGACTACAGCGTCGTGATCCCGGCCTACAAGGCCGCCGGCACGCTCGCGCGTGCGCTCGACAGTGTCTTCGCGCAGGGCCTGCCGCCGGCCGAGACGATCGTCGTCGACGACGGCTCGCCGGACGGCGAGGAGATCGAGGCCATCGTCGCCCGCTACGGCGGGCGCGTCACGCTGCTGCGCCAGCGCAACCAGGGGCCGGCCGCGGCGCGCAACCACGGCTGCCGCGTCGCCCGTGGGCACTGGATCGCCTTCCTCGACGCCGACGACTCGTGGCTGCCGGCCAAGCTGGAGCGCCAGCTGGCGCTGGCCGACGACGCCACGGTCGCGCTGGTCCACGGCCGCGCACGCGAAGAGCGCGCGCCGCTGCCGCCGGTACTGGACCTGGCCCGTCTCTGGGAACGCAACCGGATCTGCACGTCGATGGTCCTGGTCCGCCGCACGGCGTTCGAGGCCGCCGGCGGCTTCGACGAGGACCCCGCGCTGATCGGCGCCGAGGACTACAACCTCTGGCTGCGGATCGCCGCCGCCGGCTGGACGATCCGGGCGGTCCAGGAGCGGATCGGCAACTACACGCCGGCCGCCGGCAGCATCACCAGCCAGATCGAGCGCTGCGCGACCAGCGAGATCTACAACGCCGAGAAGATCGGCGCCCTGCTCGGCTTCGACGCGGACCGCATCGAGCGCAAGATCCTGTCGATACGGACCGACTTCGGCCGCCACCTGCTGTATGCGCGCGACCTGCCGGCCGCCCGCCGCATGCTGGCCGGCCCGTTGCGCCGCCGGCCGCGGCCGGGCGTGGTCCAGCTGTGGTGCGCCACCTTCGTGCCGGCGGCCCTGCTCGACCTGCGCCGGCGCCTGCGCTCGCGCCGCCCCGCCCGCTGA
- the galE gene encoding UDP-glucose 4-epimerase GalE: MSAILVTGGAGYIGSHVVLQLLARGERVVVLDNLASGFREAVLGGHFVQGDVGDRALVAALLAEHAIDTVMHFAAHTVVPESVADPLKYYGNNTCATRNLLACCTEAGVRHIVFSSTAAVYGMPASGVADEDTATVPINPYGSSKLMSEIMLRDVSAATPLRHVILRYFNVAGCDPEGRIGQSTPKATLLVKVACEQAVGKRPQLSVFGTDYATPDGTCIRDYIHVADLADAHLKALDHLRAGGDSTTLNCGYGHGYSVREVIDAVERVAGHRLTVVDQPRRAGDPPALIARSDRLKALLGWQPRHDDIDFIVGSALAWERNGRYG; the protein is encoded by the coding sequence ATGAGCGCTATCCTGGTCACCGGCGGCGCCGGCTACATCGGCAGCCACGTCGTCCTGCAGCTGCTGGCGCGCGGCGAGCGGGTGGTCGTGCTCGACAACCTCGCCAGCGGCTTTCGCGAGGCTGTGCTCGGCGGCCATTTCGTGCAGGGTGACGTCGGCGATCGCGCCCTGGTCGCTGCGCTGCTGGCCGAGCACGCGATCGACACGGTCATGCATTTCGCGGCGCACACCGTCGTGCCGGAGTCGGTCGCCGACCCGCTCAAGTACTACGGCAACAACACCTGCGCCACGCGCAACCTGCTGGCGTGCTGCACGGAGGCCGGCGTGCGCCACATCGTGTTTTCCTCGACCGCCGCGGTCTACGGCATGCCGGCTTCGGGTGTGGCCGACGAGGACACGGCGACCGTGCCGATCAATCCGTACGGCAGTTCCAAGCTGATGAGCGAGATCATGCTGCGCGACGTGAGCGCGGCGACGCCGCTGCGCCACGTGATCCTGCGCTACTTCAACGTCGCCGGCTGCGACCCGGAAGGCCGCATCGGCCAGTCCACGCCGAAGGCGACGCTGCTGGTCAAGGTGGCCTGCGAGCAGGCCGTCGGCAAGCGCCCGCAGCTGTCGGTGTTCGGCACCGACTACGCGACCCCGGACGGGACCTGCATTCGCGACTACATCCACGTCGCCGACCTGGCCGATGCGCACCTCAAGGCGCTGGACCACCTGCGCGCGGGCGGCGACTCGACCACGCTCAACTGCGGCTACGGCCACGGCTACAGCGTGCGCGAGGTGATCGACGCGGTCGAGCGTGTCGCCGGCCACCGGCTGACCGTGGTCGACCAGCCGCGCCGCGCCGGCGATCCGCCGGCGCTGATCGCGCGCAGCGACCGGCTCAAGGCGCTGCTCGGCTGGCAGCCGCGCCACGACGACATCGATTTCATCGTCGGCAGCGCGCTGGCCTGGGAGCGGAACGGCCGCTATGGCTGA
- a CDS encoding glycosyltransferase family 2 protein, protein MTSTGPAAAADPQAARVSVVMPVYNAEQTLAQSVDSVLGQTHRALELVAVDDGSRDGSVRLLEDRARSDDRVKLVRQANAGVAAARNAGLAAATGSHIAFLDSDDWWHPRKLELQLATLRRSGAQVSYGSYLRVAEDGRTLSRVEPPATIGYHDLLRSNHIGHLTGMYDRSLGDGEFLKIGHEDYAFWLDRLRRAGRAVRIEHDEPLAFYLVRAGSLSSNKLRAARWQWRIYREVEHLRLPQAAGYMASYVVNALAKRKPGNR, encoded by the coding sequence GTGACCAGCACCGGTCCGGCCGCCGCGGCGGACCCGCAGGCGGCGCGTGTCAGCGTCGTCATGCCGGTCTACAACGCCGAGCAGACGCTGGCGCAGTCGGTCGACTCGGTGCTCGGCCAGACCCACCGCGCGCTGGAACTGGTCGCCGTCGACGACGGCTCGCGCGATGGCTCGGTACGCCTGCTGGAGGACCGTGCGCGCAGCGACGACCGCGTCAAGCTGGTCCGCCAGGCCAATGCCGGTGTCGCCGCCGCCCGCAACGCCGGCCTCGCGGCCGCGACCGGCAGCCACATCGCCTTCCTCGACAGCGACGACTGGTGGCATCCGCGCAAGCTCGAGCTGCAGCTGGCCACGCTGCGCCGGTCCGGCGCGCAGGTGTCCTACGGCAGCTACCTGCGCGTGGCCGAGGACGGCCGGACGCTGTCGCGGGTCGAGCCGCCGGCCACGATCGGCTATCACGACCTGCTGCGGAGCAACCACATCGGCCACCTGACCGGCATGTACGACCGCAGCCTCGGCGACGGCGAGTTCCTGAAGATCGGGCACGAGGACTACGCGTTCTGGCTCGACCGCCTGCGCCGGGCCGGGCGCGCGGTCCGCATCGAGCACGACGAGCCGCTCGCGTTCTACCTGGTCCGGGCCGGCTCGCTCTCGTCGAACAAGCTGCGCGCGGCGCGCTGGCAGTGGCGGATCTACCGCGAGGTCGAGCACCTGCGCCTGCCGCAGGCTGCCGGCTACATGGCCAGCTACGTCGTCAACGCGCTGGCCAAGCGCAAGCCGGGGAACCGATGA